A region from the Rhodamnia argentea isolate NSW1041297 chromosome 7, ASM2092103v1, whole genome shotgun sequence genome encodes:
- the LOC115734820 gene encoding LOB domain-containing protein 25 produces MSSSSSYNSPCAACKFLRRKCMPGCIFSPYFPPEEPQKFANVHKIFGASNVTKLLNELPPHQREDAVNSLAYEAEARVRDPVYGCVGAISFLQRQVQRLQKELDTANADLVRYACNEIPSSAAIPGSNNPVQPATLRQRVAPLEFGGVGRPIGNEVGGAFYQAPLPPPYPLPYPPLPWSDSFGGDFNGGGGNI; encoded by the coding sequence ATGTCATCATCCAGCTCCTACAACTCCCCCTGTGCTGCCTGCAAATTCCTGAGGAGGAAGTGCATGCCGGGTTGCATATTTTCGCCTTACTTCCCACCAGAGGAGCCTCAGAAGTTCGCCAACGTCCACAAGATCTTTGGTGCGAGCAATGTGACCAAGCTGCTAAACGAGCTCCCCCCACACCAGAGAGAGGACGCGGTGAACTCGCTAGCTTATGAGGCCGAGGCAAGGGTCCGCGACCCGGTCTATGGCTGCGTTGGCGCCATCTCCTTCCTCCAGAGGCAGGTCCAAAGGCTCCAGAAGGAGCTTGACACGGCCAATGCCGATCTTGTCCGATACGCCTGCAACGAGATTCCATCCTCAGCAGCCATTCCCGGGAGCAATAATCCAGTGCAACCTGCTACGCTACGCCAAAGGGTGGCGCCGCTCGAGTTCGGTGGTGTCGGGAGGCCAATAGGCAATGAAGTAGGAGGGGCATTTTATCaagctcctcttcctcctccttatCCGCTTCCTTATCCTCCTCTTCCATGGAGTGATAGCTTTGGAGGGGACTTCAATGGAGGAGGAGGCAACATTTGA